TGGTTATTTTGAGAATATCCCCCGGTTTAGCCTCTATGGCTTTAACAACCGGATCATCAGCTTTTATTTTCGGTAGCTGTTCAGGATGGATATCCAATTTTTTCAGTACTTTTTTAACATCAGATTTCGACAAAACAACATGATCTGGAACCAGTTCGTGTTTTAAGATATCCTTCTTCACCATATAATCCTCCATTAAAAATTAGAACGGGCCCGACGGGAGTTGAACCCGCGGCCACCTGGTTA
This genomic stretch from Methanobacterium sp. Maddingley MBC34 harbors:
- a CDS encoding DNA-directed RNA polymerase, subunit H, RpoH/RPB5 (PFAM: RNA polymerase Rpb5, C-terminal domain), producing MVKKDILKHELVPDHVVLSKSDVKKVLKKLDIHPEQLPKIKADDPVVKAIEAKPGDILKITRKSHTAGKFETYRLVLD